A region of Vitis riparia cultivar Riparia Gloire de Montpellier isolate 1030 chromosome 1, EGFV_Vit.rip_1.0, whole genome shotgun sequence DNA encodes the following proteins:
- the LOC117912792 gene encoding WUSCHEL-related homeobox 1 — MWTMDSSDSSDLTMSDSFHGRKLRPLVPRPNASVLPKITVNSTVAISPCISHLHGTDLFALNHHLGGTSDQQKKTDFNTQPFGSSRWNPTPEQLQALEELYRRGTRTPTAEQIQQIAAQLRLFGKIEGKNVFYWFQNHKARERQKRRRELESDSEEQQRDNGSLERKESVMRRTCIEVEQTKNWVVPSSNCSTLSEESVSIQRAAVAESRTDVWFQFEERELQQTRSTVERQATWQLMGLTSSPPSQLIDTITTTTVAEALNTIYPKQKPLSPQSLRPNTHLEHETRESQTLQLFPVQGGQSFNAANEIISVAEMENGLPITTIDTNFTPNQFFEFL, encoded by the exons ATGTGGACGATGGATTCTAGTGATAGCAGCGACCTTACCATGTCTGATTCCTTCCATGGTCGGAAACTTCGGCCTCTCGTTCCAAGGCCTAATGCTTCTGTCCTCCCCAAGATTACAGTGAATTCTACAGTGGCAATCTCTCCTTGTATTAGTCACCTTCATGGCACTGATCTTTTTGCATTGAATCACCATCTGG GTGGTACATCTGATCAGCAAAAAAAGACAGATTTCAACACACAACCCTTCGGGAGCTCAAGGTGGAATCCAACACCAGAGCAGCTACAAGCCCTGGAGGAGCTGTATCGACGAGGAACGCGAACACCCACTGCTGAACAAATCCAACAAATTGCTGCACAACTTCGTCTGTTCGGCAAGATTGAAGGGAAGAATGTGTTTTACTGGTTTCAAAATCATAAAGCGCGAGAACGCCAGAAACGCCGTAGAGAGTTGGAGTCAGATTCTGAAGAACAACAGCGTGATAATGGTAGCCTAGAAAGGAAAGAATCAG TGATGAGAAGGACATGTATTGAAGTTGAACAGACAAAGAACTGGGTGGTGCCCTCTTCAAACTGCAGTACACTCTCTGAG GAATCTGTTTCAATACAGAGAGCAGCGGTTGCAGAAAGTAGAACAGATGTGTGGTTTCAATTCGAGGAGAGAGAATTACAGCAGACAAGAAGCACAGTAGAAAGGCAGGCCACATGGCAGTTGATGGGGCTCACCTCTTCTCCTCCTTCCCAACTTATAGACACCATAACCACAACCACCGTAGCCGAAGCATTGAATACAATATACCCAAAGCAGAAGCCATTAAGCCCTCAAAGTCTCAGACCCAACACACACCTCGAACACGAAACCAGGGAGTCTCAAACCCTTCAACTCTTCCCAGTTCAGGGGGGCCAGAGCTTCAATGCTGCTAATGAAATCATTAGCGTGGCTGAGATGGAGAATGGATTACCCATCACAACCATAGACACCAACTTCACTCCAAACCAGTTTTTTGAGTTCCTCTGA
- the LOC117925657 gene encoding uncharacterized protein LOC117925657 isoform X2, with amino-acid sequence MSHQSKSNPSRALDGVHGVRVVPHSPFALEEITKPGAFDRSTCERSSIEANQRLLMQVWQQRPACLRPVRCCLNGDESLGETVANVLTSLPFIALGIQAPRKNLNCKLYANSLIGVGIASGLYHSSRGKLRKYLRWADYTMIATATVVAFAKRALDDPDLRMVHNVHKMSSLLGGALFIADDVFPRTPFIHAAWHLAAAVGVGTCNKLLK; translated from the exons ATGAGTCACCAGAGCAAATCAAATCCTAGTAGAGCTCTAGATGGTGTACATGGAGTGCGTGTGGTGCCTCATTCACCATTTGCACTGGAGGAGATTACTAAACCTGGGGCCTTTGATCGATCAACTTGTGAAAGATCATCTATTGAAGCTAATCAGCGGCTATTAATGCA AGTATGGCAGCAAAGACCAGCATGTCTGAGACCCGTTCGATGTTGTCTTAATG GCGATGAGAGTCTTGGGGAAACAGTTGCTAATGTTCTTACTTCACTTCCCTTTATTGCTCTTGGAATTCAAGCCCCAag GAAGAATCTTAACTGCAAGTTGTATGCTAATTCATTAATTGGAGTTGGGATTGCCTCAGGTTTATACCACTCTTCAAGAGGAAAACTGAGGAAGTATTTGAGGTGGGCTGACTATACAATGATAGCCACAGCAACAGTT GTCGCATTTGCAAAAAGAGCATTAGATGATCCAGACCTGAGGATGGTCCACAATGTCCATAAGATGTCATCACTGTTGGGGGGTGCTCTTTTCATTGCTGATGACGTCTTTCCCAGAACTCCATTCATTCATGCTGCTTGGCATCTCGCTGCGGCTGTTGGTGTAGGAACCTGTAATAAACTACTTAAATAG
- the LOC117925657 gene encoding uncharacterized protein LOC117925657 isoform X1, with translation MSHQSKSNPSRALDGVHGVRVVPHSPFALEEITKPGAFDRSTCERSSIEANQRLLMQVWQQRPACLRPVRCCLNGDESLGETVANVLTSLPFIALGIQAPRKNLNCKLYANSLIGVGIASGLYHSSRGKLRKYLRWADYTMIATATVCLSRAIRNENPKLLMAASAFFLPIQPLMVSAVHTGMMEVAFAKRALDDPDLRMVHNVHKMSSLLGGALFIADDVFPRTPFIHAAWHLAAAVGVGTCNKLLK, from the exons ATGAGTCACCAGAGCAAATCAAATCCTAGTAGAGCTCTAGATGGTGTACATGGAGTGCGTGTGGTGCCTCATTCACCATTTGCACTGGAGGAGATTACTAAACCTGGGGCCTTTGATCGATCAACTTGTGAAAGATCATCTATTGAAGCTAATCAGCGGCTATTAATGCA AGTATGGCAGCAAAGACCAGCATGTCTGAGACCCGTTCGATGTTGTCTTAATG GCGATGAGAGTCTTGGGGAAACAGTTGCTAATGTTCTTACTTCACTTCCCTTTATTGCTCTTGGAATTCAAGCCCCAag GAAGAATCTTAACTGCAAGTTGTATGCTAATTCATTAATTGGAGTTGGGATTGCCTCAGGTTTATACCACTCTTCAAGAGGAAAACTGAGGAAGTATTTGAGGTGGGCTGACTATACAATGATAGCCACAGCAACAGTT TGTCTATCAAGAGCTATCAGAAATGAGAATCCAAAGTTGTTGATGGCAGCATCGGCCTTTTTTCTGCCTATCCAGCCTCTGATGGTTTCAGCCGTTCATACTGGGATGATGGAG GTCGCATTTGCAAAAAGAGCATTAGATGATCCAGACCTGAGGATGGTCCACAATGTCCATAAGATGTCATCACTGTTGGGGGGTGCTCTTTTCATTGCTGATGACGTCTTTCCCAGAACTCCATTCATTCATGCTGCTTGGCATCTCGCTGCGGCTGTTGGTGTAGGAACCTGTAATAAACTACTTAAATAG